GATGTGCTGGTACTGCCGGCGCTTTTTTATTTTCCCGACTTTATCAGGTGGTACGGCTTTGGGCCGGCGCTGGGCAAACTGGCAGCAGTCTTCGTGAAAAAGCCGTGGATGGGCACTGAACTGCTGGTAAAACAGGGAAGTTACCGTACTATATGGCTTTTTTTACAGCTGTTTTTAGGGGCAGGTCTGTTGTCTGTCCTTTGGAGGCCGGAACTGCCGAAAGTATCAAATAAAATAGCTGATGGCCTTGGAGGCCCTCCTGCTGCCGGAAGGGGCCAGTTTGGCACTTCTCGCTGGCGCACTGAAAAGGAAATCGCTAAAACCCTTGACTTGTATTTTACTGATCAAAACTTATCCAAAGGGGGAGTGGTAGTAGGAGCTGAAAAGCTGGACAGGAAAATGAAAGTTTATTTAGAGAGCCAGGACACCCATGTGTTACTACTGGGTGCAACCCGTTCAGGTAAGACCCGTTCAGTTATTCTTCCCACTGTCTGGTGCATCGGAAAAACAGGTGAAAGCATGGTGCTGACCGACCCGAAGGGGGAGCTTTTTGAAAAAAGCTCAGGATATCTGAAAAACCAAGGGTATGAGGTTATTTTGCTGGACCTTAGAGAAACTTTGCGGGGTAATCGCTGGAACGTGATGGAACCGGTCGTCAGGGCAGCCGGGGAGGGAAGGGATGATAAGGCTGTGGAAGCATCTTTGGACATAGCCCATGCCATAGTGTACCAAAAAGCACACAACAGCGACCCCATCTGGGAGCTGGGTGAAAAAGCCATAGTGGCCGGTTTGATTCTGTCTGTTGCCTATGAGGCCGCAGATATAAGTCAGAAGCATATGTACAGCGTGGCTATGATGCTGGCCAGACTGGCCGTATTTGATGAGGACGGTTATTGCCCCTTAAATGAATATGTTACCGGCCTTGGCATGCTGCACCCGGCAAGGGGAGCATTCTCAACGGCCCTGATGGCTTCGCCAAAGACGAGGGCTTCGTTTTTTGCCGGGGCCATGGCCAAACTGCAGCTCTTTACCGACCCTAATATTGCAGCTATGACAGCAATGCAGGACCATAACCTTACCGCCATAGGAGCTAGACCAACGGCGGTATTTTTGGTTATCCCGGATGAAAAGTCAACCCGTTATCTTTTGGCCAGCCTGTACATAAACCAGGTCTACCAGGCTTTGGTGGAGTTAGCTCTAGAAAATGGCGGAAGGGTTAAAAACCGTGTCCATTTCCTGCTTGATGAGTTTGGGAACCTGCCGCCAATACCTGATATGGATAAAAAGATCACAGTAGCCGGTGGCAGGGGGATGAAATTTACCCTGGCCCTCCAGGGTCTGTCCCAGCTAAAGCCCCTTTATGGTGAACGGTCACAGACAATTACCGGCAACTGCCATACCTGGCTGTATTTAAGCACCACTGACCCTGATACGGCCAGAGTCATTTCTGAAAAGACTGGCAAATATACGGTACAGACTGAAAGCTCTAACTATAACTACTCGGAAAACCGTGTGGGGGGCAGTACCGGCTTGGGACTGACGGGCAGGGCTTTACTTACCCCTGATGAAGTGGAACGTTGGCCAAAAGGCTCTTCATTGGTCCTGCAGGCAAGAGAAATGCCTGCAAGACTTCCTTTGCCTGACCTCTCTGAGTGGCCGGCGGATAAGGAACTGGATGGGAGTTACCAGGGATGTTATGGCATCAACAAAATGCCTGATGTGCAGGTCTGGTATCCTGGTTTGAGTTTTACTGAAAAACTGCCTGAGGGTGGTGATGAAGTTGCCTGTAGTAAAGTAACGGGGGAAAATGTGCAAAACATTTTAGAACAATTATAAAGGGGAGGTAGTATATAAATGAGAAAGTCATTTAAACTAGTCTTTTTTCTTGCTGTTTTAACTTTTGCCATACCGGCTTACGCCGAACCGCAGATCGTCAGCGGCGCAAAAAATTTACTCAATGATGCCACTACGTGGCTTTTGGGATTAATCCCCACTGCTGCAGGACTGATGATTGGCTACCATGCACTGATGAAGCAATTTAATGATGATCCCACATCGGCCAGCATTCATAACAAAGCTATGAAAAACATTCTGGTCGCCGGGGCAATCGGTGTAAGCGCTGTGGGCCTGGTTAAGGCTTTTCTGGCGTATTTCCAGTAAGGAAATACGCCAGGCCATGAACGGAGGCGAGTTAGATGGATTTTGGCTGGATAGGTCAGGCCCTGACGGATGGGATAACCGGTTTTTTTATTACTCTCTTTAATGAGCTTATAAATTTTATGGCAGGGGGGTTAGCAGAGACTTATCAGCTTGCTTTACATCTTTTAGACCTGACATATGTAAGAAACACAATTTTGTTAGCCCAGACAGTTGCCGGTTCGCTGATTGTAATCCGCATACTGGTGCAAAGCCTTACCACATACATCCTGTACCAGAACGGCGATTCGTCTGCCAACCCCAAGAAGCTGCTGTTAGACAGCGCTTTTGGGATAGCTATGATGGCTAGCATCCCCTGGGTTGTGAAGTGGGTATATTCCTGGGGTACAAATTTGGCAGTGGATGTAGCAAATGTTATTAACTACAACTCGGGTGATATTCCGGCATTTAATGCTTTTATTACCGTGAACTTGGTACACATTATCGTAGTGATTCTTGCAGCTGTGCTCTGGCTTTTGATTTTGTTTCAGTCCGGGGTGCGCAGTGTTGAGGTGTCGCTTTTGGCGGTAATGGGGCCTTTTTTAGTTTTAGGTGGAAAAAATGATTTGTTTGGCCGCTGGTGGGCTAATCTGGTCGTTCTTTCCGTGACACAGGCAGTCCAGATATTTCTGGTTAAAGGTTCAATGGTTGCAGTTTCTTTAGTAGGTGCGGTTATTCCCGGAGGCGGGGGCAATAACGCTTTTTTCGGGACATTAATGTCTGTCTGCTTCCTCTGGGTTGCATTTAAAACGCCAGGGATATTGAAGGAGTATTCCTACAGTACCGGTATAGGCCAGGCTTTTGGTAATGCGGCGCAGCAGGCTGGAAGTTTTGCCTTAATGAGAAAAGCTTTTACGAAAGTGTAGGTGGATATTATGATGTATCCCATTCCAAGAAACGTGGAAACCAGGTTTACCTTTTTTGACGGGTTTGGCTGGTTTGAACTGTTTATTACTTTACTTGGCGCGGCTTTAGGCTTAGTGGTAAGTTTAATTTTGAGTATATTTTTCAGCAGCCTGTTCCTAAGAATAGCTGCTTTTCTTTTTTGCGCCGGTGCGGCTTTTTTTATTACCAGGCCCACACCCGACGGCAGTTTTTTAGAGCTATATTCTAAGTTCCGGAGATGGGCCAAAAGCCCAAAAAGATACTATTACCAAGGAAGTGATGCAAATTGATTTTGAAAATTAATAATAAGCCATTGAAACAAGCTTCAAAAAGCAGTGAAGGTTTGGGAAATACGGTTCAAAACTGGCTGCCTTTCAGGGACCTGGAGGACTACCTGATAAGCACAAAGGATAACCGACTTATTGCTGTGCTGAGGGTAATGCCGTTAAATATTAATTTAAAGTCGGATAATGAAAAGGGCAGAATTATTTCAGCAGTACACGAAGCTTTTAACGGACTGCAGTTTCCCATTCAGATTTTCGCGGTACCAAGGCCCATCGATCTTGATATGTATATAAGAAAACTACAGGAACTGTCTTCCGATGCGGGTAATTTTAAAAGAAAAACCTTGCTGCTTGACTATATAAGGTATGTAACCGGAATGGTTGCAGGTGGTGAAGCGCTGGAAAAGCGCTATTATATTCTTCTTTCTGCTGAAAAAGGGAAAAATTCCAAAGCAGAGCTGCTGCAAAAGGCTCATGAATTAGGCTCTGGTTTATCACGGGCGGGATTAGCTGTTTCAGTTTGCGATGGGCAAGAGATTTTTGACCTTATGTTTACTTTTCATAACCCTGTGCAGGTGGCTTTTGAAAAAGCTCATGAAATTGGTATTAACACTTATGTAACTTATTACGGTGACTAGGAGGTGCTTTATGAGAAAAAAAAAACAAAAAAGTGTACAGGTTTTGCAGTCAGGCATTGTGGATCAGTTTGCGCCTGTTGTTTTGAATTTCGCCCAAAACCATATTACCTTTGGAGAACAGGTTGGCCAGGTATTAGTTATTTTAAACTATCCCCCCAAAGTTCATGCTGCCTGGCTTTCCCGGATGTCTAACATGCCGGGAGTAGTCTGTTCAGTTCATATCGTACCCACAGACCCAGCCAGGCTGATTGAAAATATAAACAGGAGCATAGGAGAACTGACCGGTATTCTTGAACGGGGCGGGAATGCCCTCACTGTCAGCAGGGCGGAACAGTCAATCAAAGACGCTCAGGATTTGCTCAGGAAAATCGACCAGGAACAAC
This region of Zhaonella formicivorans genomic DNA includes:
- a CDS encoding VirD4-like conjugal transfer protein, CD1115 family, producing MLVLPALFYFPDFIRWYGFGPALGKLAAVFVKKPWMGTELLVKQGSYRTIWLFLQLFLGAGLLSVLWRPELPKVSNKIADGLGGPPAAGRGQFGTSRWRTEKEIAKTLDLYFTDQNLSKGGVVVGAEKLDRKMKVYLESQDTHVLLLGATRSGKTRSVILPTVWCIGKTGESMVLTDPKGELFEKSSGYLKNQGYEVILLDLRETLRGNRWNVMEPVVRAAGEGRDDKAVEASLDIAHAIVYQKAHNSDPIWELGEKAIVAGLILSVAYEAADISQKHMYSVAMMLARLAVFDEDGYCPLNEYVTGLGMLHPARGAFSTALMASPKTRASFFAGAMAKLQLFTDPNIAAMTAMQDHNLTAIGARPTAVFLVIPDEKSTRYLLASLYINQVYQALVELALENGGRVKNRVHFLLDEFGNLPPIPDMDKKITVAGGRGMKFTLALQGLSQLKPLYGERSQTITGNCHTWLYLSTTDPDTARVISEKTGKYTVQTESSNYNYSENRVGGSTGLGLTGRALLTPDEVERWPKGSSLVLQAREMPARLPLPDLSEWPADKELDGSYQGCYGINKMPDVQVWYPGLSFTEKLPEGGDEVACSKVTGENVQNILEQL
- a CDS encoding conjugal transfer protein TrbL family protein, giving the protein MDFGWIGQALTDGITGFFITLFNELINFMAGGLAETYQLALHLLDLTYVRNTILLAQTVAGSLIVIRILVQSLTTYILYQNGDSSANPKKLLLDSAFGIAMMASIPWVVKWVYSWGTNLAVDVANVINYNSGDIPAFNAFITVNLVHIIVVILAAVLWLLILFQSGVRSVEVSLLAVMGPFLVLGGKNDLFGRWWANLVVLSVTQAVQIFLVKGSMVAVSLVGAVIPGGGGNNAFFGTLMSVCFLWVAFKTPGILKEYSYSTGIGQAFGNAAQQAGSFALMRKAFTKV
- a CDS encoding PrgI family protein, whose amino-acid sequence is MMYPIPRNVETRFTFFDGFGWFELFITLLGAALGLVVSLILSIFFSSLFLRIAAFLFCAGAAFFITRPTPDGSFLELYSKFRRWAKSPKRYYYQGSDAN